The genomic segment ctgtCCGTGTGTGTTACCAGATCTCTCGGCGGCTGTGGACCTGTCTGTGTGGGAACACCCTCTTCTTCTTTAATAATGCCAAGGACACTCACGtaagtgctctgtgtgtgtgtgtgtgtgtgtgtgtgtgtgtgttaaacacTTTGTATATCTTCAGGGATGAGTTATTGTACATGTTAATTTATGTTTATCTGTGTATCTGTTGCAGTATGTGGAGAAGATGGATCTCAGTGGCTTTGTCTCACTGAAAGACGACTGCAGCCGAGACAGAAACCTTGAGGCAGCTAGACTCATACTGCGCATGAAGGATGGAGAGACAAAACTCACAGtaataaaacacacagacacacagacacacagacacacacacacacacacacacacacaaacacacacacacacacacacagccagagagTAACAACctcttctctgttctcctctTATCCAGGTTGCCAATCTAGAGGCTCGAGAGCTGTGGAAGGGTTTCCTCCAGTCTGTCATAGATGTAAGTATCAGACACCCTACATCACAGTATAAACCTGTCTGATTGGTGGTTGCTCCCTGACCTGTCAGTAACCCCCTGTGTGATTGGCTGTTGTAGCTGAGTGTGCCCAGCTGTTTGACGTTGCTGCCGGGGCAGGTGCAGATGCTGAAAGAGGTGGTGGACCGAGAGAGGAACAGACGCAGAGCAGCACGCACCCCCACCCgcgctcccccctcccccctatcAGTACCTCTACTGGGGGAGATCCCATCGTGagtcgcgcacacacacacacacacactgctgacactGAAGTGAATGCAGGTGTGTTAcacttaggtgtgtgtgtgtgtgtgtgtatatatgacaCTGCGgtatatgtatgtttgtgtgtgtgtctctaggtgTTTCCGGCCTGTGTCGAGGACTGAGGCAGAAGTTCTGTTAGAGAGACATCCAGACTGTGGCAACATGCTGCTGAGGCCCGGCAGAGACGGATCCTCATTGGCTGTCACCACTCGCCAGGATCTCAACGGGTAATGGCCACTCAGCATAGGTATACACACCTAGATCTGCAAGCATTTTTCTTAATGATTTGATCCATcaattgcgctctctctctcaggtcagtGTTCAGACACTATCGTGTGActcagagagagcagggaggatatGTGATAGACGTTGAGAACCCAGTAAGTCCAACACACTCCCAGACACATTGTTTCAACAGGCATATAAACACATGCTACATTGTTGTCTTGCCTCATATCTTGCTATTCCATGGCTCCTAACTCTGTTTTCCCTCTCTAGATTCCCTGTGCTACGCTTCATGATGTCATCGATGCTTTGGTGGAGAAGACAGCAGGAACCCTACAGCCTTTTCTTCTGGAGGAACCTTATGAGGAGAACATCAgtgagacacacagacatacttgAGTCCTTAACACATTTTCACTTACACACAGTGTTGCTTGAAATCCTGGGAGATACAGTATCTTAGGTTCTGTTCAATGTTCATGTAGTTTATTGATAtttgtgtctttttttttttcGCGTTCAGCGTTTGTTTCGTCCAATGATGAGAATGGAGAGAGAATCCTACACTGTGCCCCTTCCAGCCCACTACCCAAAGCCCCTGCCCTACCCCCCAAACAAGGTACCCAGAAAtcctacaccacacacacacaaacacacaaacacacacacacactaaccgcTCTGTTTGTCCTGTTGTAGAGCGATGGAAACCCCTACCCAGGTCTCCCGCTCCCGACCGCCGTATCCTGTCGGCTGTGACATCACCAGTACCGTCATCACCCAGCAGCCCAATGAGACGGctcgttctctccccctccccactcctcgCACAAAGTGAGTGGCATGTGTCCTGATCAATGTATCCATGAATTCACGCACGCAAGCATACTCATACTACAGAggtctcactcctctctccttagGCCTCACAGAGGAGCTCAAAATGAAACTGGAGAAGAGACGGACCAGTCAGGAGTGACTTCCTGTAATTGCTCAGCCAACTAGTGGTCAGAACTCttccaccagcagcagcagctctcttctcttcctgtgcCTTCTGATTGGTGGACTACAGAATAGTTGCACAACTCTGGTCCTCATGGATCACAGTCCTGCTGAACCATTGGTCTACAGTACCTTTAAAAGTGTTTCCCACCATGTTTGGGTAACGCACCTTATCCACCTGAGCTGTGTTCAGCAGCGTAAATTTGCAGCCTCAAAACTTGACAGTTTTCAAGAAGGGATAACCAGTGGGGTTGAGCATTAGATgagcacacaaacacaaaggaCCAGTGACTGAGCCTGTTGTTACTCTGTTGTTCCGATTGAGCCAATGTCTATTGTCCTGCTGCTGATGTAACTGACGCCACACTTTAGAAGTGAGAGAGTGACACCAGAAGCTTGAGAAaccagcctagagagagagactagagcagtagtcaccaaccctggtcctggctaCTGGGTGTgtgggtgcaggcttttgttcaaacccaacactaacacacctggaactggaacaaaagcctgcacaccttgAACCTGTACACCACTGCACACCTTCCAGGTCCTGGGTTAATGACCACTGGATTAGAGATTAACATATCTAGTTGTTCTCGTGCATCTAGAATGCCAATGCTCTAATCTATTGTATTATGTTGGTGCTATGATGGTATGGTGCTCTACTTGACTAAAccttctctactgtgtgtgtcgtTGCTACAACTCACGTAAAACCTTATTTTctactgtgtgtgggtgtgtgtgtgctaggcctaggctactgttAGCTGACTAAACTCAACTCCATGATTTACGATGGAGTTTAGCGGCGACTAGTGTGGGCAGACTGGAGCTCCGACATCACAATAATGACGTTTTTATCAAAAACGACTGATTTCAACACCCAAGGAATAGCCCGCAATTACACAGAAcaatgttgtgtgtaattgtgggctattctttgggtgctgaaatcagttgttttggataaaaaaaatattttatgtgATGTCGGAGCTCCAGTCCGCCCACACTAGTCTCCACTCAACTCCAATCGGGTAGGCTACTGTATGATGCTATGACCTACTGGTGCCGGGACACTTTTTACTCCTCAAAGGTTCTCTGTCCCCTGTCGCGACAAAAACAAACATATTAGATCTTAAGAAATGAAAGTATTTTAATTTAGGCTTACTATACAGCATTGATTGCATTTGCTCCTCTTGTTGTTTGGTGTTGTGGGCTGGTACACAAGCGCCATCCAGTGGAACTCAAACCCTGTGGTCATTGGCTGATTTGTTCGGAAGGAGTGCATCCTCTACTGGACTCTCTCAGAACTACATTTTCTTGTACCATTCTCTCtatgttgtgtgtgttgtttaaGAATAATATCAGTGTTATTTATAAGATGTCCTATTCAAGGATATTAAAGAAATGGTTTGCATGAAACAGGAATACGTGCTTGTTTCTGTTTTGTTACACCAACAGACTCTTGCAGCCTTTCCTCTGCTCTCATCGAagcctctggaagcaaagggCAAAATCATCTCTAGCCTACCTTCCATAATTGtttcaaaaatgtttattttgttagtcagtctcactcagatatcatatttaaAAACTGCACACATTTAGCTCCACCCTATGGAAAAAATGTTTAggattgcaggaaatgagctgtaaaacaaaatgagtagaattgcacaAAAGGAGTTATATAATAGCAAAATCTTCTCTCCACCTcttggcaaaatgagtagaattgcagcaaacttgctttaaagctgcaacattttctctacaccccatgggaaaatgtgtagaattgcattaaATTAACTCTGAATCATAAAAAATTAtctccgctgtcaagaggggggccactaaaatatTTAGCTCTcaatgtggtggtggtggtggggatggCGGGTATGattgtgggtacgcagacccgagAGCAACTGTGGCCCCTCATGAGTTGAGATTTTTTGTGTCCCCAActcccatcaaagttgcccatccctgctgtagaatactatactacacactgtagtttcCCTTGATCGTATGGTGCTTACTATATGATATTGTAGTCTACTGTAGAACAGTGTTTCTTAATCCTTGTCCTGGGGACCCAAAAGGTTGCACATTtgtgtttttgccctagcactaatcagctgattcaaatgatcaactcatcatcaagctttgatgattTTAATCAGGTTTGTAttgctaaggcaaaaacaaaaatgtgcaaccTCTTTGGGTCCCAGGACCATGATTAAGAAAACGCTACTATAGAATTCTATactccacactgtagtatccctcaatCGTGTGTGGTACTTACTTtgaattttgtagtatactgtagaatactatactacacactgtagaaTCCCTCAAtcgtaatatatatatatatatatatatatatatatatatatatatatacaggtatctgcctaaataaaggaaacacttgagtaaatgagggatacaaagtatattgaaagcaggtgcttccacacaggtgtggatcctgagttaattaagcaattaacatcccatcaagCTTAGGGTCGTGAATAAAAAGGctcagttgcccattattttggctaccatagagctcagtgactttgaaagaggggtttTAAAGGAGCATatggggtttaaagggtgtgtttgtgtgtcttagtcacaagatctcaacccaattaaaCTCTTATGGGAGATTCCAGAGTGGTGCCAGAGGCACCAACAAAACACCAATTGATGGAATGTCTTGTGTAAGAATGGTGtagcatccctccaatagagttccagatgcttgtagaatctatgccaaggtgcattaaagctgttctggtggctcatggtggcccaaaGCCCTATTAAAACAATTTATGTTGGTTTTTCCTTTATTTGGGCAGTTACTGAAAGATCATACCccaaagacatgctaacctcccctgttaatGGAGGAATGGAAACAGAACACAGAACTAAAGTGATCTCTAGTGTTCTGGTCTTTAAAAATATTCCTAATGTCTAGTATATAATTCTGTAATTATAATGCTAGTAATAGCCTAAACACATTCGAGTTCACTTCATGTTcagcgcttcaagccaagccCCCTCCAtgtccaccactctctctccccaccgCTGAAATGTCAGTTGCATCTCGTACCACCCATTCCATAGCAAGCTTCTCTAGCCGTGCTAATGGGTCGAGTAAATTAATGATCTATTCTGTAAAACCTGTTGATTTCACAGGTTTAAAAAATTACGAAAAATGAACTATATGAGCCGATACTTTTTTGGGtctcgaaccggttcagaactttattttctgGTCTGAACGGAACTAAAAAAATAggggttctgttcagaacgattGGAAAATACTTTTGGTTACAACTAAATGGGTCATACTTTGACTGTATCCAGCACTTACTGTGACTGAACAGTATGCAAAGGATGAAAGTGAAGATTTTATTTGGGAAACTCATTTTAATTAGAACAGATAGTGTTTTAACGGTTGCCAAATaatgatatatactgtataatatttttataatcaaatgtatttataaagccctttttacatcagcagatgtcacaaagtgcttatacagatacccagcctaaaatccCGCAAAATAAACACTACTGTGTGCTTGTGTCTTGAAAGGCTTGTTATTATATTTTGTGGAATTGCCCATTGTATATATGCTGTGTGAATGAGATTAAAACATGAACACACATTGAAAAAATAGTTGGATTCGGCTATTCAGACACAACAGAGGCATGGCAGTGCCAATCATAGATATACCAAGAGCCGTATGGATAAGGGCGAAGGTGTTGAGTGTAATAATGTTGACCATATTGGATTCagaatcaaatgtatttacaccAACAATTTTAATAGGTATGAGTGTTGTACACAATTCTGAAAAACAGCTACCAAAAAGCAAAGTTTACATTCATCATAATTATTGCTAGTTGATATTTCTGCCTATTGTATAGATCTGTGTCTACAGGTTTATATTTCAAAAATTATTTAAGATATCCTAATGCTGTTTATTTGGGTAGACAATTGACTGCTTGTATTCCAAATTTTAGCAATATCAGAGCTTGCAATATTGGGTTACCCCTCCAGCCTGACATTATTCTACACTGTTTGAGTTAAGGGGTGTGTCACAATATCTATAAATGTAACCACTTTTGCAGTAAAATATTTTTACACAACCATCCATTTCATATATGGGAGACCTTAGAGATATGGAAAAACATGGTTGAGCTTTGTTATTCCTCAGGTAGGGGTATGTATCTCccgaatggcgcagtggtctaaggcactgcatcgcagtgctagctgtgccactagagatcctggttcgaatccaggctctgtcgtagccgggggagacccatggggtggcgcacaattggcctagcgtcgtccagggtaggggagggaatggctggcagggaggtagctcagttggtagagcatggtgtttgcaacgccagggttgtgggttcgattcccacgggggggcagtatgaaaaataatgtatgcactcactaactgtaagtcgctctggataagagcgtctgctaaattactaaaatgtaaatgtatcaacaAAAAAAATAACTAAAGCCCTTTTTGAGGATTGGCCACTAGCCTAAAGTGCCTTCTCAGGATCCTGTTAACTGTATTGTATCAGTGTTGTTTATGTTATTAAAACTCTTTCTACCTGAACGATTTATGGCGTCTCCAATGTGTGTGTATAGAATAGCCAACAGGCTTGACTGGTTTCCATCTGGGGCAAGAGTGGACTTGCTAAGAATGTGCTAACATTGGGGGTTAATTAGTCCTAAATAGAACAGCTGTTGTTCCTAAGATTGAAAATAGGTCAACATTATGTTTAGCCAATGGTAAAAGTGACAGTTTACTATCTTATGATTTGTTGACATCCTCTTCCTGACTGATTGAGGCATACTTAATGCTACTCTTAGGAAAATAGAAATGTTGTCAAATGTTTGCCTCACAGCTCTGATGGCACCAAATGGAAGCCAGCTAGGAAAATAATCTTTAATATGTCATTTCAGAGACAGGTACATTGAAAATCACCATCTGATCAAACTAAAAATACAAACCATTCTTTGTGACACAACAGAATGGGCAGGGCTGCCATAGTAATAACACAGAGAAGTAGATCCATAGCGTGTCAATTATTTTTTTGAGgccttcagactaaacattaacAGCTAGAATACATATTAACCTTACAGATGATCCCAACTGATGTGATGTCTGATCTATACATTCCATTTCTATGGTTAAAACCTTGCCGTTTGAGGTTCCTGGTCCGGATTGGGGTCTAGGCCCAGGACTGGTGTTGGTCTGTTGAGGTTCTAAACTCAGCCGGTTCTATCTCCTGTAGCGGTACCTCTTGAAGTGGAACCAGAGCTGGAAGATCCCATTGGCGAACTGACAACGGAACCCGTGGCGGTGAGAGTACTCCCACTCGCGGTTAACGATCTTAAAGGCAATGTCCTCGTATGGCGGGCCCGCATGGAACCGCAGAACCCCAAAGTCCTTGTTGTCGGGACTGGGTTCTAGGAAGTACTGCGGTGTGGAACGTTTGTTGATCAAGTCCGGGTAGAAGATGTTGAACTTGTAGCCCTGGACGATCTTTGGCGGAGGGTTGTCAAAGTCGTAATGGGTCTGGTTATATTTGTTCCACTCGAAG from the Coregonus clupeaformis isolate EN_2021a chromosome 14, ASM2061545v1, whole genome shotgun sequence genome contains:
- the stap2a gene encoding signal-transducing adaptor protein 2a, which gives rise to MPSQPAILMATAPVKQRSATRAQLPPCYYEGYLEKRGPKEKISRRLWTCLCGNTLFFFNNAKDTHYVEKMDLSGFVSLKDDCSRDRNLEAARLILRMKDGETKLTVANLEARELWKGFLQSVIDLSVPSCLTLLPGQVQMLKEVVDRERNRRRAARTPTRAPPSPLSVPLLGEIPSCFRPVSRTEAEVLLERHPDCGNMLLRPGRDGSSLAVTTRQDLNGSVFRHYRVTQREQGGYVIDVENPIPCATLHDVIDALVEKTAGTLQPFLLEEPYEENITFVSSNDENGERILHCAPSSPLPKAPALPPKQERWKPLPRSPAPDRRILSAVTSPVPSSPSSPMRRLVLSPSPLLAQSLTEELKMKLEKRRTSQE